Proteins encoded within one genomic window of Anastrepha ludens isolate Willacy chromosome 4, idAnaLude1.1, whole genome shotgun sequence:
- the LOC128860568 gene encoding venom dipeptidyl peptidase 4 isoform X2 yields MSSVNDIVSAENQPVAGSAIQMSQMQTTNAASMPSPSNDQNLGYSPMKIRKLRIILGTIFALVLIATLAVVLTFIIKAGDDDDVTPDTKENGVQLDEVISGALAAHRFNATWASKSSLLYREGNTIVEYDVKTKKKKVLLYDEHQQISMFEKSADGELLLLAKNLSKHFRHSDFGQYDIYNITSGQIQPLTINGVQHLLLFAQWAPVGNGLILNFDRNLYYKTTAYADAIPITSDENLAILNGIPDWVYEEEVFSSNTATWFNPTGTQIAFIKFDDSPIRAMDLPIYGEANDLRFQYPLSKLVPYPKAGSSNPRVSLYTVDLERAAQGLEFLTQIPVPSSLNTETDYIISAVEWLDSERVLSVWMNRIQNLAYLQVFDGVRRTEIYNIESKTGWVNLFTPPLKNRDGSRIAFILPQLQNDQTYYRHLCVLSTKTASGTVEILTRGKFVVENLLHWDADSDIIFYIANTEQSSEVAQLYAIKAELGRTPQCLTCDLHASGGVQQTYYEVSFSHERQMAISSEGPGVPMTVIYEWTPETDRVTLRKLLDWELNDELHTKLKSKAMPTHEIHTFPIADNFTAKVMLQLPPNLDRSGNTKYPLLVDVYGGPDSTSVISRWMIDWGTYLSSNQSVIYAMIDGRGSGSRGDKLLHSIYLKLGTVEITDQVNVTRQLQQKFPFIDANHTGIWGWSYGGYAAAMALANDDSQVFRCAASVAPVTDWAYYDSIYTERYMSLPKLNEEGYSSSQLTTRANRLRGKKFMLIHGTLDDNVHYQQTMVLAKNLERLDILFKQISYTDEDHSLASVRPHLYHSLDRFFGDCFSKKSMIARWSGK; encoded by the exons AATCTGGGCTACTCACCCATGAAAATACGCAAGCTGCGTATCATACTCGGCACCATCTTCGCACTAGTCCTGATCGCCACACTCGCTGTGGTGTTGACATTCATCATCAAAGCTggggatgatgatgatgtcacgCCAGACACTAAAGAGAACGGCGTTCAATTGGATGAGGTGATATCAGGTGCATTAGCGGCGCATCGCTTCAATGCGACGTGGGCATCCAAGTCAAGTTTACTCTACCGAGAAGGCAAt ACAATTGTCGAGTACGATGTGAAGACGAAAAAGAAGAAGGTTCTCTTGTATGATGAGCAC CAACAAATTTCCATGTTTGAGAAGTCCGCAGATGGTGAACTGCTGTTATTGGCCAAGAATTTGTCCAAA CACTTCCGTCACAGTGACTTTGGGCAATACGACATCTACAATATCACATCTGGTCAGATTCAACCGTTAACCATCAATGGCGTTCAACACTTACTTCTTTTTGCACAGTGGGCACCCGTTGGCAATGGACTGATACTCAATTTCGACCGTAATCTATATTATAAAACAACAGCCTACGCGGATGCCATACCCATCACAAGCGATGAAAACCTTGCCATCTTGAATGGTATACCTGATTGGGTGTATGAAGAGGAGGTGTTCAGCTCGAACACGGCCACATGGTTCAATCCGACTGGCACACAAATCGCATTCATCAAATTTGACGACTCGCCAATACGCGCAATGGATTTGCCCATCTATGGTGAGGCCAATGATCTGCGCTTCCAGTATCCACTCAGCAAATTGGTACCCTATCCGAAGGCGGGCTCCTCGAATCCGCGTGTCAGTCTCTATACTGTCGATTTGGAGCGTGCGGCACAAGGTTTAGAGTTTCTCACGCAGATTCCTGTGCCCAGTTCCTTAAACACTGAAACCGATTATATTATCTCGGCGGTGGAGTGGCTGGATAGCGAGCGCGTACTATCTGTGTGGATGAATCGTATACAAAACTTAGCGTATCTACAAGTGTTCGATGGTGTACGTCGAACTGAG ATTTATAATATTGAGTCCAAAACTGGTTGGGTCAATTTGTTTACGCCACCCTTGAAGAATCGTGACGGTTCACGCATAGCTTTTATACTGCCACAATTGCAGAATGACCAGACATATTATCGTCATCTCTGCGTACTCTCCACCAAAACGGCTAGCGGCACTGTCGAGATACTTACAAGAGGAAAATTTGTTGTTGAAAACTTACTTCATTGGGACGCGGATAGCGACATAATCTTCTATATAGCCAATACGGAACAGAGTTCCGAAGTGGCACAACTGTATGCAATCAAAGCGGAGTTGGGCCGTACACCACAGTGCCTCACATGTGACCTGCACGCATCGGGCG GTGTGCAGCAAACATACTACGAAGTTTCATTTAGCCACGAACGTCAAATGGCGATCAGTTCAGAAGGTCCTGGTGTACCGATGactgtcatttatgaatggacTCCCGAAACTG ATAGAGTTACACTTAGAAAACTCTTGGATTGGGAGTTAAACGACGAGTTGCATACCAAGTTGAAGTCGAAAGCTATGCCCACCCATGAAATTCATACCTTCCCAATTGCTGATAACTTTACTGCCAAGGTTATGCTACAATTGCCGCCTAATCTCGATCGTAGTGGCAATACAAAGTATCCACTACTTGTAGATGTATATGGTGGACCCGACTCTACCTCG GTGATCTCGCGTTGGATGATCGACTGGGGCACATACCTCTCGTCGAACCAGTCTGTGATCTATGCCATGATCGATGGACGCGGTTCAGGCTCACGTGGCGATAAGCTCTTGCATTCTATTTATCTTAAGTTAGGTACTGTCGAGATCACCGATCAAGTGAATGTAACCAG GCAACTACAACAGAAATTTCCATTCATCGATGCCAATCACACTGGCATCTGGGGCTGGAGTTATGGCGGTTATGCAGCCGCTATGGCTTTGGCTAATGATGATTCTCAAGTTTTCCGTTGTGCTGCCTCTGTGGCGCCAGTCACCGACTGGGCTTACTATG ACTCCATATACACCGAACGTTATATGAGCCTGCCCAAACTGAACGAAGAAGGTTACTCAAGTTCTCAACTCACCACACGCGCAAATCGTTTACGTGGCAAGAAATTTATGCTCATCCATGGCACACTCGATGATAATGTGCATTATCAGCAGACTATGGTTTTGGCAAAAAATTTGGAGAGATTGGATATCTTGTTTAAACAGATT AGCTATACGGACGAAGATCACAGCTTAGCGTCGGTGCGTCCGCATTTATATCATTCGCTGGATCGCTTCTTCGGCGACTGCTTCAGCAAGAAAAGTATGATCGCACGTTGGAGTGGCAAATGA